Genomic window (Culex pipiens pallens isolate TS chromosome 3, TS_CPP_V2, whole genome shotgun sequence):
ttttaattatttcaaattgcAATTTTGTGATtgcggcatttttttttcattttttttttgtcttttttcttaaatttgaaattttaaatatattttgaactagtaaaactttaaattcgattttagatttttttaaattccaaattattttagaatttttcagtttaaaaatttcGGATGGAATtataattccaaaatttaaatttttggatttttttcaatttgttaaattttggaagcctaatatttttgaatttcgtctTATAAATTcgtgttttataattttcttttttttttatatttgtattttgaaatttgtaaatagcAGAATTTGCATGTTAAGCAATGTtggagattttgattttttaactttgtattcttgaaatttttatgattaaTGTAAGGTTTTTCCATTTGGTTTACTTTATTTTGACGGTTGTCTACGCTCcatataaaaagattttttgacaaaagggttcacttggtttatggatggttttaATTagtatttttctctaaaataatCTTAATTTTCATGACTTTGTACGAGTTTAAGGGAAATACagatatttaaacattaaaaaactttttttgtcatCAACTTTACcacaaaatatgaattttattcatatcAGTAAACAATCCAATCGAATAATCACTTATCCTTCCATTTCCAACCGCCGCATTTCGTCCAGTTCTTTCTGCTGCCAGTTTTCGTCCTCGTAGCTTCCGTCCAACTCCTGCCCGGTTCCACCGCTGCTGCTACAATACTCCTCGCCATCCTCGTCCATTCCGGTCAGCCGGTTGTTGTTCCGCTTGGCGCGTCGTTTTGCCAGCTTCGCGTCGAACTCGTCCATGTACGCGCGGGGCCCTTGCTGGCCATAACCCTCCGGAACGTTGTCCAAATAGCGACTGTTGAGCGATTGGCGCCACTCTTCACCGAGCACGTCCGGAACCATGAAGGGAAAGAGCCACGTGACGAGGGGCGTTCGTCCGTAGATGTAGTTTGATTCCTTGTGGTAGAAGAGAAGACCGTCGAGTTTGGTGGCCGGATCGGGGAAGGCTGGAAAGCGGGACAGGCAGTCGACGATTTGGGCGGGATTTTTGAAGTCGTACGCTGGGAGAAGCTGTAATTGCCAGCTGGCTTGTTTGAGTGTGCAGAACTTTTTCTGCAGATCGTCCTCTTCCATTTTGGAGCGCAACCAGAGGAACCGAAACTGGCAGTCGCAGTGGACCAGGTCCATTTCGTTGTACACGAGCATGTCAATCGCGTAAAAGGTTCGGTTTTCCTTGACCAGGAAGCAGTCCAACACGGTTACGCGTTGGCGTTTGCCAAGTCCTGTCGCGAACCTCGTAATCGATCGTCCCTCTTTGTCGTAGGCCACGGCCAGTCCCTTGCGGATGACGACAAGGCAGCGCGTTCCGGAGGGACACGGGACCATGAACCAGTTGTCCAGATCTTCCGGTCGTTCGTACATCCATTCGGAGAGTTGAACCTTATCCCGATACAGTTTGCTGTACCAAATCTTGGGTCGACTTCGCCGGTGAACCGCATCGGAACAGTCCGAGTCGGTGCTCTGTTCGGCTTCGATGAGTTCCAACAGGCCGGGGCGACCGGCGTCGAGCTCGGATTGGCGGTAAAGTTTCTGCTCTTCCAGCAGGGTTCGACGACGCTCGCACTGTTGCTCCTCTTTGCGGGACTTGTTCTTGTACAGATCGGTAAAGCGGGACACGCTGTCGGAATCGGAGTCGGTCATTTTCTGAAATGTTGCAAGAATACAAACTTAATAAAGATTGTTTTGAAAGTTAGGATGAACATGAGCTACACTTACCTAATTTattcctttttaaattttgatgaataaaaCAATCCAGTTTTTAAGgaatcaaaaaacatttttttcagcctTGTTCATTCGCAGCTtttgtttgtaaacatgttttaaaatgggtttatcaCATTTGGCATAAAGTCATTTGCCATAACACCCTTtggtatacactcaacccctgatggttggtcactttttagattgacactttttttggtttttatctcgttggttggtcaaagtcatactaaaaagtgacgaactgtcactttttatatgGGACTCACACTTGCTATCAAACCAATCGTTTAGTAGTAGGTGTAAGCTctgtgtaaagagggtgtcaaactaaaaagtgaccccgttcgtttgacga
Coding sequences:
- the LOC120424375 gene encoding snurportin-1, with the protein product MTDSDSDSVSRFTDLYKNKSRKEEQQCERRRTLLEEQKLYRQSELDAGRPGLLELIEAEQSTDSDCSDAVHRRSRPKIWYSKLYRDKVQLSEWMYERPEDLDNWFMVPCPSGTRCLVVIRKGLAVAYDKEGRSITRFATGLGKRQRVTVLDCFLVKENRTFYAIDMLVYNEMDLVHCDCQFRFLWLRSKMEEDDLQKKFCTLKQASWQLQLLPAYDFKNPAQIVDCLSRFPAFPDPATKLDGLLFYHKESNYIYGRTPLVTWLFPFMVPDVLGEEWRQSLNSRYLDNVPEGYGQQGPRAYMDEFDAKLAKRRAKRNNNRLTGMDEDGEEYCSSSGGTGQELDGSYEDENWQQKELDEMRRLEMEG